In the genome of Thiomicrospira aerophila AL3, one region contains:
- a CDS encoding RelA/SpoT family protein, with translation MSPEQLAQSLFPKKALGDMSKAMLDACQLALEAQALPMIHSVSSLEACSVLTQLNLDDTTYIATLASDSNLIPYYSSDDLAKRFDPQCVKLIEGIRRLNQFKEFDPNTHSDAVQTERLRQMLLAMTSDIRMMVVKLGYRVARLRNLKHEPEPVRKQIAAETQLIFAPLANRLGIAQLKWELEDLSFRFLEPDLYKKIASELADKRVERENYIENLISYITQLLANAGIHARVTGRPKHIYSIWKKMSRKTQRLDDLYDLRALRIYVKDVAECYRCLSLVHEQWNFIRDEFDDYITSPKDNGYQSIHTVVMGPEGKTVEIQIRTHEMHQHAEYGIAAHWKYKEGGKGYDARLEASINSMRQLLEHRDDAEVFDEISTELQSQHIYVLTPTNQIITLPQDATALDFAYAIHTDLGHGCRGAKINGHIIPLTQALKTGDRVEILAMRNGEPNRNWLNPNLGYIKTSRARTRIRSWFNRRNKEANIESGEQLYAREAKRLNAKHIPVTDCAKYFGFDQLKDFYEALGKGQLNERQLLNALQKLVQPGLLTQRKLLPIGSAKPEAMLNSSDQPHAYVVGAPNLRTTLAPCCVPKPGDDIVGFVTRGRGVTIHRQDCNNILNLADHDRQRLIAVNWLGQAEPPPRILQLTLHILAFDRKGLLRDVMSKLTDFDVNLTRSNTLTNQEEGTVDMALDIEVSEHTNLGALLDQVEAITNIEEVSILAQKEQNAIG, from the coding sequence ATGTCTCCTGAACAACTCGCACAATCTCTATTCCCCAAAAAAGCGTTGGGGGATATGTCGAAGGCGATGCTAGACGCCTGTCAATTGGCATTAGAGGCTCAAGCCCTGCCAATGATTCATAGTGTATCGAGCTTGGAAGCTTGCTCGGTGCTAACCCAATTAAATTTGGATGATACAACCTATATCGCGACCCTCGCGAGTGATTCCAATTTAATCCCCTACTATTCTAGTGATGACCTTGCTAAACGCTTTGATCCACAGTGCGTTAAGCTTATTGAAGGCATTCGTCGCTTAAATCAATTTAAAGAATTCGACCCTAACACCCACTCTGATGCGGTACAGACGGAACGTTTGCGCCAAATGCTGCTAGCGATGACGTCAGATATCCGCATGATGGTGGTCAAACTGGGCTATCGTGTTGCGCGTTTGCGCAATTTAAAGCACGAACCAGAACCGGTGCGTAAACAAATCGCCGCGGAAACTCAGCTGATTTTTGCCCCCTTAGCCAATCGTCTTGGTATTGCCCAGCTTAAGTGGGAGCTGGAAGACCTGTCATTTCGGTTTTTAGAACCTGATTTATATAAAAAAATTGCCTCTGAACTGGCTGATAAACGGGTCGAACGTGAGAACTATATTGAAAACCTCATCAGCTACATTACCCAGTTACTCGCTAATGCAGGTATTCATGCGCGGGTAACCGGCCGTCCTAAGCATATTTATAGCATCTGGAAAAAAATGTCGCGGAAGACCCAACGTCTAGATGATCTCTATGATTTGCGGGCGTTGCGGATCTATGTCAAGGATGTTGCAGAATGTTACCGTTGCTTGAGCCTCGTTCATGAGCAATGGAATTTTATTCGTGATGAATTCGATGACTATATCACCTCCCCTAAGGATAACGGCTATCAATCTATTCATACCGTTGTCATGGGACCTGAAGGCAAAACGGTTGAAATTCAGATTCGCACCCATGAGATGCATCAGCATGCCGAATACGGCATTGCCGCCCACTGGAAATACAAAGAAGGCGGCAAAGGCTATGATGCACGTTTGGAAGCCAGCATTAATTCGATGCGTCAACTCCTTGAACATCGCGATGATGCCGAGGTGTTTGATGAAATTTCGACTGAATTACAAAGCCAACATATTTATGTGCTTACGCCAACCAATCAGATTATTACTCTGCCACAAGATGCGACAGCACTGGATTTTGCCTATGCCATTCATACCGATTTAGGTCATGGTTGCCGTGGCGCAAAAATTAATGGCCATATTATCCCGCTGACGCAAGCGCTTAAAACCGGGGACCGTGTAGAAATTCTCGCCATGCGCAATGGCGAGCCTAATCGTAATTGGCTCAACCCCAACCTTGGCTATATCAAAACCTCACGCGCGCGGACCCGCATTCGCAGCTGGTTTAATCGGCGCAATAAAGAAGCAAATATTGAGTCGGGCGAACAGCTCTATGCGCGTGAAGCGAAGCGCTTAAATGCCAAACATATTCCAGTCACTGACTGTGCCAAATATTTTGGTTTTGACCAGTTAAAAGACTTTTACGAAGCCTTGGGCAAAGGTCAGCTGAACGAACGCCAACTGCTTAATGCTTTACAAAAATTGGTGCAACCAGGCCTGCTTACGCAGCGCAAGCTTTTACCGATAGGTTCGGCTAAACCAGAAGCAATGTTGAATAGCAGCGATCAACCACATGCCTATGTGGTTGGCGCTCCAAATTTACGCACCACCCTCGCCCCCTGTTGTGTACCCAAGCCAGGGGATGACATTGTTGGTTTTGTTACACGCGGTCGCGGGGTCACCATTCATCGTCAAGACTGCAATAATATTCTCAATTTAGCTGATCATGATCGGCAACGTTTGATTGCGGTCAACTGGTTAGGCCAAGCTGAACCACCGCCGCGCATTTTACAGTTGACCTTGCACATTTTAGCCTTTGATCGTAAAGGATTATTACGCGATGTGATGTCGAAATTAACCGATTTTGATGTAAACTTAACCCGGTCAAATACCCTGACCAATCAAGAAGAAGGTACCGTTGATATGGCACTGGATATCGAGGTGAGTGAGCACACTAATCTGGGTGCGTTACTAGACCAAGTAGAAGCCATTACCAACATTGAAGAAGTGAGTATTTTGGCACAAAAGGAGCAAAATGCGATCGGTTAA